A stretch of DNA from Syntrophales bacterium:
CGTAATAGCAATGATTTGTCTGGAAATGGTGGGCTATTTTCGTGACGATAAAGGTGGTCAAAGTTTCCCTCTTCCTTTCATGTCCTATTTTTATCCTTCTGAACCCAATTTTATCGCTGTTGTCGGTAATCTTAAATCTCGTCTGCTAGTTGAAACAGTAAGTAACCTTTTAGAAGAGAGGAAAACACTGCCCGTAGCAACATTAAGTACATTGAGCATCATACCGGGGGTTGACTTCTCGGACCACCGTTCGTTCTGGAAGTTCGGATATCCCGCATGCATGATAACGGACACAGCCTTCTATCGGAACCCCTATTACCACACGCCCGGTGATCGGATAGAAACGCTTGACTTTTTCAGGATGGAGGTACTGCTTCATAACCTGGTACACCTGGTCAAGAGGCTTTCAGAATCCTTTCGATGAAGCCACACATAGCATTAAGAACTATATCTCTAGCTTCGAAATGGGGAATATGCCCACACCCACCTATTAGCAATGGTTCCGCCATTCCGGATACCCCTCGGACAATTGCCTCTACCTGAGAAGGTGAACCGTATTGATCATCCCTTCCCTGAATTACGAGAAGAGGAGCTTTTATACTTCTAAGGAAATTCTCAATATTCCAATCACGAAAATCAGAGGACAACCAGGTTTCCGACCAACCACGGAAGACTACCTCTGCTTTCTCTCCGTGATACTTAGCAAGTTTCTTCTTTAAATCCGTTTTCTCATAGATCTTAACCGCCTCTCTTATTCCATTAAGGGTTACTTCCTCCACGAAAACATGGGCAGCTTCCGTGATTACACCCTTTACAGCATCAGGATAAACCCCACTGTAAATAAGTGCAATAGAACCACCATCACTGTGACCTATAAGGATGGGCTTTTCGATGTTCACTCT
This window harbors:
- a CDS encoding alpha/beta hydrolase, with the translated sequence MRRKALRFSVNEIELYGEFLLPEDDLSYEKKTFLVFLHEGLGSVGQWKDFPDQLCEKTGLPGFVYDRWGYGKSSYCPAPRTVDYLHREAIDFLPVVLNRVNIEKPILIGHSDGGSIALIYSGVYPDAVKGVITEAAHVFVEEVTLNGIREAVKIYEKTDLKKKLAKYHGEKAEVVFRGWSETWLSSDFRDWNIENFLRSIKAPLLVIQGRDDQYGSPSQVEAIVRGVSGMAEPLLIGGCGHIPHFEARDIVLNAMCGFIERILKAS